A part of Fibrobacter sp. genomic DNA contains:
- a CDS encoding ABC transporter permease subunit (The N-terminal region of this protein, as described by TIGR01726, is a three transmembrane segment that identifies a subfamily of ABC transporter permease subunits, which specificities that include histidine, arginine, glutamine, glutamate, L-cystine (sic), the opines (in Agrobacterium) octopine and nopaline, etc.), with the protein MAKKLISLLSLLVFALAFTGCEDNALANKVHKVSDLGHKKVGVQIGNTADIYASEYGGDTAKIQVERYTKLADAVQALKQGKIDAVLLDDQPAIYFVKQNPTLRILEEAFVEETYAGVIAKERTGLLDTFNLALKEMRENGIFDSLMNTYINGTGEFHYAQKVKEGEHLVLATNAQFPPYEYHEGENIVGLEIELAYYLADKMGRVLEIQDIEFDAVINAVSSGKADLGLSGFTVTEERKKSINFTDKLVDNKVVVMVRSDIKPSDLDNKVFAVSDLGHKKVGVQIGNTADIYASEYGGDTAKIQVERYTKLADAVQALKQGKIDAVLLDDQPAIYFVKQNPTLRILEEAFVEETYAGVIAKERTGLLDTFNLALKEMRENGIFDSLMNTYINGTGEFHYAQKVKEGEHLVLATNAQFPPYEYHEGENIVGLEIELAYYLADKMGRVLEIQDIEFDAVINAVSSGKADLGLSGFTVTEERKKSINFTDKLVDNKVVILVRTGELDATQESFGDKFHKNFIKDNRWKYIAEGLRNTLIIAFCAAILGILIGFLVAMVRVNHEFNGKYKIANWFCKAYLAIIRGTPMMVQLLIIYYIVFSSVNINKLLVAVIAFGINSGAYVSEIIRGGIKAVDPGQIEAGRSLGLKFKTVMIHVVYPQAFKNSLPALTNEFISLIKETSICGYIGLTDLTRGGDIIRSLTYEAMFPLLSVAVVYFIIVAGLSACVARLEKRLKKNER; encoded by the coding sequence ATGGCAAAAAAACTGATTTCATTGCTGTCCTTGCTTGTTTTCGCCCTGGCCTTTACCGGTTGCGAAGATAATGCCCTGGCAAATAAGGTTCACAAGGTCAGCGACCTTGGTCATAAGAAGGTGGGCGTCCAGATTGGTAACACCGCCGACATCTATGCTTCTGAATACGGTGGCGATACTGCCAAGATTCAGGTGGAACGTTACACCAAGTTGGCCGATGCCGTTCAGGCTTTGAAACAGGGCAAGATTGACGCCGTCCTTCTGGATGACCAGCCGGCAATTTACTTCGTAAAGCAGAATCCCACACTTCGCATTTTGGAAGAAGCCTTTGTGGAAGAAACCTACGCTGGCGTCATTGCCAAGGAACGTACTGGTCTCTTGGATACCTTCAATCTGGCTTTGAAGGAAATGCGCGAAAATGGCATTTTCGATTCCTTGATGAATACTTACATCAACGGAACCGGCGAATTCCATTATGCCCAGAAGGTGAAGGAAGGTGAACATTTGGTGCTGGCTACTAACGCCCAGTTCCCGCCCTACGAATACCATGAAGGTGAAAATATTGTCGGCCTTGAAATCGAACTGGCCTACTACTTGGCCGACAAGATGGGTCGCGTGTTGGAAATTCAGGATATTGAATTCGACGCCGTCATTAACGCTGTAAGTTCCGGCAAGGCTGATCTTGGTCTCTCTGGCTTTACCGTTACTGAAGAACGCAAAAAGTCCATTAACTTTACTGACAAGCTGGTGGACAACAAGGTCGTGGTCATGGTCCGTAGTGACATCAAGCCCAGCGACCTGGACAATAAGGTTTTTGCTGTTAGCGATCTTGGTCATAAGAAGGTGGGCGTCCAGATTGGTAACACCGCCGACATCTATGCTTCTGAATACGGTGGCGATACTGCCAAGATTCAGGTGGAACGTTACACCAAGTTGGCCGATGCCGTTCAGGCTTTGAAACAGGGCAAGATTGACGCCGTCCTTCTGGATGACCAGCCGGCAATTTACTTCGTAAAGCAGAATCCCACACTTCGCATTTTGGAAGAAGCCTTTGTGGAAGAAACCTACGCTGGCGTCATTGCCAAGGAACGTACTGGTCTCTTGGATACCTTCAATCTGGCTTTGAAGGAAATGCGCGAAAATGGCATTTTCGATTCCTTGATGAATACTTACATCAACGGAACCGGCGAATTCCATTATGCCCAGAAGGTGAAGGAAGGTGAACATTTGGTGCTGGCTACTAACGCCCAGTTCCCGCCCTACGAATACCATGAAGGTGAAAATATTGTCGGCCTTGAAATCGAACTGGCCTACTACTTGGCCGACAAGATGGGTCGCGTGTTGGAAATTCAGGATATTGAATTCGACGCCGTCATTAACGCTGTAAGTTCCGGCAAGGCTGATCTTGGTCTCTCTGGCTTTACCGTTACTGAAGAACGCAAGAAGTCCATTAACTTCACCGACAAGCTGGTGGACAACAAGGTGGTGATTCTTGTTCGCACAGGTGAACTGGATGCGACTCAGGAAAGCTTCGGTGACAAGTTCCACAAGAACTTCATCAAGGATAACCGCTGGAAGTACATTGCCGAAGGTCTCCGTAACACTTTGATTATTGCCTTCTGTGCCGCAATTCTTGGTATTTTGATTGGCTTCCTGGTGGCCATGGTTCGCGTGAACCACGAATTTAACGGCAAGTACAAGATTGCCAATTGGTTCTGCAAGGCATATCTCGCCATCATCCGCGGCACTCCTATGATGGTGCAGCTGTTGATCATCTACTACATCGTATTCTCTTCCGTGAATATCAACAAACTGCTGGTGGCTGTGATTGCCTTCGGTATCAACTCCGGCGCTTACGTTTCTGAAATTATCCGCGGCGGTATCAAGGCTGTGGATCCGGGTCAGATTGAAGCAGGCCGCAGTCTTGGCTTGAAGTTCAAGACGGTGATGATTCACGTGGTTTATCCCCAGGCATTCAAGAATTCCTTGCCGGCTTTGACCAACGAATTTATTTCCCTCATCAAGGAAACTTCTATTTGCGGCTACATCGGCCTTACTGATTTGACTCGCGGTGGCGACATTATTCGAAGCCTTACTTACGAAGCCATGTTCCCGCTGTTGTCTGTGGCTGTGGTTTACTTCATCATCGTGGCAGGTCTTTCTGCTTGCGTTGCCCGTCTTGAAAAGAGACTGAAGAAGAACGAACGCTAA
- a CDS encoding Smr/MutS family protein codes for MATELNEEERFQLEWIMNHHMEDKDKARLQAEEAELAARPQTRGPRGKKMRRSPSSWELPVPEDEIDLHGYTSEEAAAAVERRIDDLLIAGLSVLRVIHGGGNPEYGNVKHIIDRKARTEWSNRIVLYKVEPDNAGSSIMKLGKPAPKLNSKGKPKAKK; via the coding sequence ATGGCTACTGAACTTAACGAAGAAGAACGCTTCCAGCTGGAATGGATCATGAACCACCACATGGAAGACAAGGACAAGGCTCGCCTGCAGGCTGAAGAAGCCGAACTGGCCGCCCGCCCCCAGACTCGTGGCCCCCGCGGTAAGAAAATGCGCCGCAGCCCCTCCAGCTGGGAACTTCCCGTACCCGAAGATGAAATCGACCTTCACGGCTACACCTCCGAAGAGGCTGCTGCCGCTGTGGAACGCCGCATCGACGACCTCCTGATTGCCGGTTTGAGCGTTCTGCGAGTCATTCACGGTGGCGGAAACCCGGAATACGGCAATGTGAAGCACATTATCGACCGTAAGGCCCGCACCGAATGGAGCAATCGCATCGTTTTGTACAAGGTTGAACCCGATAACGCCGGTTCCAGCATCATGAAATTGGGCAAACCGGCCCCGAAACTGAACTCCAAGGGCAAGCCAAAAGCCAAGAAATAG
- a CDS encoding BrnA antitoxin family protein produces the protein MKKEYDFEKMKGVRNPYASALKKQITIRLNASTIEYFKALSEKNGIPYQTLMDSYLTDCAVHKRELKMEWK, from the coding sequence ATGAAAAAAGAGTATGACTTTGAAAAAATGAAGGGTGTGCGAAATCCGTATGCTTCTGCATTGAAGAAACAGATTACCATTCGGTTGAATGCTTCAACAATTGAATATTTTAAGGCTCTGTCGGAAAAGAATGGGATTCCGTATCAAACTTTAATGGATTCATATTTGACGGATTGTGCCGTTCATAAACGCGAACTTAAAATGGAATGGAAGTAG
- a CDS encoding bifunctional hydroxymethylpyrimidine kinase/phosphomethylpyrimidine kinase produces the protein MDILLHEGKEYKFSSPRLPGDGKHGTGCVLSSAILANVALGKSLPEACQIGKDYMNEFLQSGEGRLGFVK, from the coding sequence GTGGACATTTTGCTTCACGAAGGTAAGGAGTACAAGTTCTCTAGTCCTCGTTTGCCTGGCGATGGAAAGCACGGCACCGGATGTGTCTTGAGTTCAGCAATTCTTGCCAATGTGGCCTTGGGCAAGTCGTTGCCGGAAGCCTGCCAGATTGGCAAGGACTACATGAATGAGTTCCTCCAAAGCGGGGAAGGAAGACTTGGATTTGTGAAGTAG
- a CDS encoding T9SS type A sorting domain-containing protein — translation MRHLSAVMALSFMATSAFAAIVVDFVERNGYTISNEKLESDQTSWSSWIKNNGALKTTIKGDKFSPAIVVPPPECDAGYQKLVVSYTSNCGDGNNIAAYGYDEFYPTDPWYEIGSFKSGQEVDVQCDAFTKIALQAQTSSASECTVTLNSVFIGMRGEILVAGATVPNMSDYKKSGDSISLSIPFNARLDSIVPSFSGYFGSVSPSTAQDFTEGPVTYTFTAKSGTETQTIVLSIAKLPGDTNAYASSFVGFCSKPDIVTAKKTYSDPPVEQLTPSVLAKQGVLCSEGTKVTHPKEDGDTGIVLIDLYKWTPDSIKTKMYGRWNMDETIVGFLPSQRATLKWYYKGEEMDSVNLSKTALDLENTVLQLTAENQKPVHYYKFKFNGVEPENIVYDMVLIDTLKSRYFYPRTIYDPETPSDTGSIIYDLPYNSTVAPRLFVCGTGELYYMNSYKKCDNTFQVSDSSVVSVHGALKGSSGMYVTLTNGYDKRLYAITLNKQTKAWPMFDVAGVYVNDHSQGRHYSYIMAEPGDTKLKFTVRTMAKVVNSDDDDFGIVPVSTNPFMQYSSVFESNNLWDTGSKIRITASNEDNQRRILSATMQTNSEKSVAELRGLFIQFGPAKLPGTIDQEKKFVQVDLPFEMNLKRASFTWAGPHGSYCEEYEQNEFYDLSDTINFVIHSADSTKSATYKVVFVYNPDAFKDTTVKDPSKAIPLVMRNLDASVRLAGNTLLYLGNVADVKRLFVYDALGHMVYARVGLESAAIDVGFMNRGVYVVKVETSHGLVTQRIVKRR, via the coding sequence ATGCGCCACCTTTCTGCAGTCATGGCACTCTCTTTCATGGCGACTTCTGCCTTTGCAGCCATTGTCGTCGACTTTGTGGAGCGTAACGGCTACACGATATCCAACGAAAAACTTGAGTCCGATCAGACCTCGTGGTCTTCGTGGATCAAGAACAACGGCGCATTGAAGACGACCATCAAGGGCGACAAGTTCTCGCCGGCGATTGTCGTGCCGCCTCCTGAATGCGATGCGGGTTACCAGAAACTTGTGGTAAGCTACACCAGCAATTGCGGTGATGGCAACAATATCGCCGCATACGGCTATGATGAATTTTACCCGACCGATCCCTGGTACGAGATTGGCTCGTTTAAGAGCGGGCAGGAAGTCGATGTTCAGTGCGATGCCTTTACCAAGATTGCGCTCCAGGCCCAGACATCCTCCGCAAGCGAATGCACCGTGACCCTCAATTCCGTCTTCATCGGCATGCGGGGCGAAATCCTTGTTGCCGGTGCGACCGTGCCGAACATGTCCGATTACAAGAAATCCGGCGACAGCATCTCGCTTTCGATTCCCTTCAATGCACGGCTCGACAGCATCGTTCCCTCCTTTAGCGGCTACTTCGGGAGCGTGAGCCCGTCTACAGCCCAGGACTTTACCGAAGGGCCTGTCACCTACACGTTCACCGCCAAGTCGGGCACCGAAACGCAGACAATCGTGCTCTCTATCGCGAAACTGCCGGGCGATACCAACGCCTATGCTTCTAGTTTCGTCGGTTTTTGCTCCAAGCCGGACATTGTTACGGCCAAAAAAACATATTCGGACCCTCCAGTCGAACAACTGACTCCGTCTGTTTTGGCCAAGCAGGGCGTCCTTTGCAGCGAAGGGACAAAGGTGACGCACCCCAAAGAAGACGGGGATACGGGTATCGTGCTAATCGACCTGTACAAGTGGACGCCGGACTCCATCAAGACCAAAATGTATGGGCGCTGGAATATGGACGAGACCATTGTGGGCTTCTTGCCGTCGCAACGTGCTACACTAAAATGGTATTACAAAGGTGAGGAGATGGATAGCGTGAATCTATCCAAGACAGCCTTGGACCTTGAAAATACTGTGCTGCAATTAACCGCGGAGAACCAGAAACCTGTCCATTATTACAAGTTTAAGTTCAACGGCGTTGAACCCGAGAATATTGTGTACGACATGGTCTTGATAGACACCCTCAAGTCGCGTTACTTCTATCCGAGGACCATATATGACCCGGAGACCCCGAGCGATACGGGTTCCATCATCTATGACCTCCCGTACAATTCCACTGTGGCGCCCAGATTGTTTGTTTGCGGTACGGGCGAGTTGTACTACATGAATTCGTATAAGAAATGCGATAACACCTTCCAAGTCTCCGATTCTTCCGTTGTTTCGGTCCATGGTGCCTTGAAAGGGTCTTCTGGCATGTACGTGACTTTGACCAACGGCTACGACAAGAGGCTCTACGCCATCACGCTCAACAAGCAGACAAAGGCTTGGCCCATGTTCGATGTTGCGGGTGTGTATGTGAACGATCATTCCCAGGGACGCCACTATTCGTATATCATGGCCGAGCCTGGGGATACAAAGCTCAAGTTTACTGTCCGGACAATGGCGAAGGTGGTCAATTCCGATGACGATGATTTTGGAATCGTGCCTGTGAGTACGAATCCATTTATGCAATATAGTTCCGTATTTGAGTCAAACAACCTTTGGGACACCGGCAGCAAAATCAGGATAACGGCCTCTAACGAGGACAACCAAAGGAGAATCTTGAGTGCTACGATGCAGACCAATTCCGAAAAGTCGGTTGCCGAGCTGCGCGGACTCTTTATACAGTTTGGGCCCGCCAAGTTACCCGGAACCATCGACCAAGAAAAGAAGTTTGTCCAAGTAGATTTGCCGTTTGAGATGAACCTGAAACGCGCCTCGTTCACATGGGCGGGTCCTCATGGCTCCTATTGCGAAGAGTACGAGCAGAACGAGTTCTACGACTTGAGCGACACCATCAACTTTGTCATCCACTCCGCCGACAGCACAAAGAGCGCCACGTATAAGGTGGTCTTTGTCTACAATCCCGACGCATTCAAGGATACGACCGTAAAGGATCCCTCCAAGGCGATTCCGCTGGTGATGAGAAACCTCGATGCCTCGGTGCGCTTGGCGGGTAACACGCTGTTGTACCTGGGCAACGTGGCCGATGTAAAGCGCCTGTTCGTCTACGATGCGCTGGGCCACATGGTTTACGCCAGGGTGGGCCTCGAGAGCGCCGCCATTGACGTGGGCTTCATGAACCGCGGCGTGTACGTGGTCAAGGTGGAGACATCGCACGGGCTCGTGACGCAGCGGATAGTCAAGCGGCGGTGA